From a single Anaerolineaceae bacterium oral taxon 439 genomic region:
- a CDS encoding LacI family transcriptional regulator, with translation MKKGFVIVLLALVLTVFAIVPVFADGDYTIAVVPKLTSIAWFQRMEVGVKEYAEETGVDAFYTGPSEGDGALQAQFIEDLIAQGVDAICVVPFSTEALEPVLKKAREAGILVISHEASGMENIDYDIEAFDNEAYGEHFMARLGELMDGKGEYLLEVGGLTSESHMQWTEAAIQYQKANFPEMKLAADRIETKDDQTISYEKVKEALTANPNIMGVQGSAMPDIAGAALAVQELGLSGKVQIVGTSLVSVSGKYIREGTIDTIGFWDPALAGKAMVQLAVNILDGKDVTDGLDLGIEGYDNLALDGKVLYGQAWIDVNKDNVDDPAYDF, from the coding sequence ATGAAAAAGGGTTTTGTTATAGTTTTACTGGCGCTCGTTTTGACCGTCTTCGCGATCGTTCCCGTCTTCGCTGACGGCGATTACACAATCGCGGTCGTCCCGAAGCTTACCAGTATCGCATGGTTCCAGCGGATGGAAGTCGGCGTTAAAGAATACGCCGAGGAAACCGGCGTCGACGCTTTCTATACCGGCCCGTCTGAAGGCGACGGCGCGCTTCAGGCGCAGTTCATTGAAGACCTGATTGCTCAGGGTGTCGACGCGATCTGCGTCGTTCCGTTCTCGACCGAAGCGCTCGAGCCGGTCCTGAAAAAGGCCCGCGAAGCGGGAATTCTCGTCATTTCGCACGAAGCTTCCGGGATGGAAAATATTGATTATGATATCGAAGCTTTCGATAACGAAGCCTACGGGGAACATTTCATGGCGCGACTGGGCGAACTCATGGACGGCAAAGGCGAATATCTCCTCGAAGTCGGCGGGCTCACCTCCGAATCGCATATGCAGTGGACCGAGGCGGCGATCCAGTACCAGAAAGCCAACTTCCCGGAAATGAAACTCGCGGCCGATCGGATTGAAACCAAGGACGACCAGACGATCTCTTACGAAAAAGTCAAAGAAGCTTTGACCGCCAATCCGAATATCATGGGGGTCCAGGGATCCGCGATGCCGGACATCGCCGGCGCAGCGCTCGCCGTCCAGGAATTAGGCCTTTCCGGAAAAGTCCAGATCGTCGGGACCTCGCTCGTCTCCGTCTCCGGCAAGTACATCAGAGAGGGAACGATCGATACGATCGGTTTCTGGGATCCCGCCCTCGCGGGGAAAGCCATGGTTCAGCTCGCCGTCAATATCCTTGACGGGAAGGACGTCACCGACGGCTTAGACCTCGGAATCGAAGGCTACGATAATCTCGCGCTGGACGGGAAAGTCCTCTACGGGCAGGCTTGGATCGACGTCAACAAGGACAACGTCGACGATCCGGCGTACGACTTCTAA